Proteins encoded within one genomic window of Rhinoderma darwinii isolate aRhiDar2 chromosome 5, aRhiDar2.hap1, whole genome shotgun sequence:
- the LOC142652295 gene encoding forkhead activin signal transducer 3-like, translating into MTFALHPWDPFYMPAPDLPSMERILQIDPNQGGSSGEKSIVREPDSTADNKKKERTPGKKKNYQRYAKPPYSYLAMIALVIQNAPDKRLKLSQILQEISSLFPFFKGDYQGWKDSIRHNLSSNDCFRKVLKDPYKPQAKGNYWIVDVSRIPPDAMKLQNTAVTRQDIYPHDLAPYILQGCPYRPFDFHQPHLPKDMDAIRTEPEATTTASSSVSDPAVTFPMILWNLPTSYSKCVAPNVVAPPSIHPLLLYSNFPSISLYNYMTPSYTTPPYQDRREAFSSSLQQQIALPTLPMEMKNTPVDFPPNKTVFDIPVYSTHPGYMSHQSLSWEQLAHSAGFPGYRHSGY; encoded by the exons ATGACCTTCGCTCTTCATCCATGGGATCCCTTCTACATGCCGGCACCCGACCTGCCCAGCATGGAAAGGATACTACAGATAGATCCCAACCAGGGCGGAAGTTCAGGGGAGAAGAGCATAGTGCGCGAGCCAGACTCCACGGCCGATAACAAGAAGAAGGAGAGGACCCCTGGAAAGAAAAAGAATTACCAGCGATACGCCAAACCTCCATACTCCTACCTGGCCATGATAGCCTTGGTTATACAAAATGCTCCAGACAAGAGGCTCAAGCTGTCCCAG ATTCTACAAGAGATTAGCTCCTTATTCCCCTTTTTCAAGGGAGATTACCAGGGATGGAAAGACTCCATCAGACACAACTTGTCTTCTAACGACTGCTTCAGAAAG GTCCTGAAAGATCCGTACAAACCTCAGGCTAAAGGAAACTACTGGATAGTGGATGTAAGTCGGATTCCTCCTGATGCCATGAAGCTTCAGAATACGGCGGTTACCAGGCAGGATATCTACCCACACGACCTAGCCCCCTACATTCTTCAGGGATGTCCCTACAGGCCATTCGATTTCCATCAACCTCATCTCCCAAAAGACATGGATGCCATCAGAACAGAACCAGAAGCCACCACTACAGCCAGCTCTTCTGTCTCAGACCCCGCAGTGACCTTCCCAATGATCCTATGGAACCTACCTACATCTTACTCAAAATGCGTTGCCCCAAATGTGGTTGCCCCTCCTAGTATACACCCGCTTCTGCTTTACTCCAACTTCCCATCGATATCCCTGTATAACTACATGACGCCTTCTTATACTACTCCCCCTTACCAAGACCGGAGAGAGGCCTTCTCCTCCAGTCTACAACAGCAAATAGCCCTCCCCACGCTGCCGATGGAAATGAAGAATACTCCTGTTGATTTCCCCCCCAATAAAACGGTGTTTGACATACCAGTATATTCCACTCACCCTGGGTACATGTCCCACCAGAGTCTATCCTGGGAGCAGCTAGCACACAGCGCAGGCTTTCCCGGTTACCGGCATTCGGGCTACTAA